From one Melopsittacus undulatus isolate bMelUnd1 chromosome 16, bMelUnd1.mat.Z, whole genome shotgun sequence genomic stretch:
- the GPR37L1 gene encoding G-protein coupled receptor 37-like 1 produces MAVVLELPGPGQFGDLTKHPGASSILAAGKRSHGALRRAQSSSRHWTERGLLGTAPSLPQPRGPCARGCAVSQHTLPAEGTMPSPLPLVLLLLLLLGPDGGRTLQSRSWHGAGMQGMERLRRGTEEDSKSVQQYVPGVRVEFPRPLNSASLHPTKALLPSSTDRSEQQEGVPTGREWSEPRANLTTVSDKRLQIQNPLYPVTENSYSAYAVMFLSLIVFAVGIIGNLSVMCIVWHNYYMKSAWNSILASLAFWDFLILFFCLPVVIFNEITKNRLLGDVSCRIVPFMEVSSLGVTTFSLCALGIDRFHAATSPQASTRPIEQCQSIIAKLAVIWVGSMTLSVPEILLWQLAQDTSPVSGVAVEYCTMKPSSNLPESVYSLVLTYQNARMWWYFGCYFCLPILFTVSCQLVTRRISGTPKKTESRGSKHSQCEGHLNCTIIGLTIIYGLCTTPENVCNIVVAYMSPAVSKQTLDLLNLINQFFLFFKCSVTPVLLLCLCRPLGQAFMDCCCCCCEGCSPDSASSEGSADSKLKTEMSSSIFFDKPRESPPPLLALGTPC; encoded by the exons CGCCCTGcggagagcccagagcagcagccGGCACTGGACAGAGCGGGGGCTCCTCGGGACGGCTCCATCGCTGCCGCAGCCCCGGGGTCCCTGCGCTCGGGGCTGCGCTGTCTCCCAGCACACGCTTCCCGCAGAGGGGACGATGCCTTCTCCGCTGCCGCttgtcctcctgctgctgctgctgctggggccgGATGGAGGCAGGACCCTACAGAGCCGGTCCTGGCAcggggcagggatgcaggggatggagcGGCTGCGCCGGGGCACGGAGGAGGACTCCAAGTCGGTGCAGCAGTACGTGCCGGGGGTCAGGGTCGAGTTCCCGAGGCCCCTCAACTCCGCCAGCCTGCACCCAACCAAGGCCCTGCTGCCGTCCAGCACGGACCGCTCTGAGCAGCAAGAAGGGGTCCCCACAGGCAGGGAATGGTCGGAGCCCCGAGCCAACCTCACCACCGTGTCCGACAAGCGGCTGCAGATCCAGAACCCCTTGTACCCGGTGACGGAGAACTCCTACAGCGCCTACGCCGTCATGTTCCTGTCCCTCATCGTCTTCGCAGTGGGCATCATCGGAAACCTCTCCGTGATGTGCATCGTGTGGCACAACTACTACATGAAGAGCGCCTGGAACTCCATCCTGGCCAGCCTGGCTTTTTGGGACTTCCTCATCCTCTTCTTCTGCCTGCCCGTGGTCATCTTCAACGAGATCACCAAGAACAGGCTGCTGGGGGACGTGTCCTGTCGCATCGTGCCCTTCATGGAG GTATCATCACTGGGAGTCACCACCTTCAGCCTCTGCGCCTTGGGCATCGACAGGTTCCATGCGGCCACCAGCCCGCAGGCCAGCACCCGGCCCATTGAGCAGTGCCAGTCCATCATCGCCAAGCTGGCCGTCATCTGGGTGGGCTCCATGACGCTGTCGGTGCCGGAGATCCTGCTCTGGCAGCTGGCACAGGACACGTCCCCGGTGTCCGGTGTGGCCGTGGAATACTGCACCATGaagccttcatccaacctgcccgAGTCCGTGTACTCCCTGGTGCTCACCTACCAGAACGCTCGCATGTGGTGGTACTTCGGCTGCTACTTCTGCTTGCCCATCCTCTTCACCGTGAGCTGCCAGCTGGTGACCCGCAGGATCAGCGGCACCCCGAAGAAGACCGAGAGCCGAGGGAGCAAGCACAGCCAGTGCGAGGGTCACTTGAACTGCACCATCATCGGGCTCACCATCATCTACGGGCTCTGCACCACCCCTGAGAACGTCTGCAACATCGTTGTGGCTTACATGTCCCCGGCCGTGTCCAAGCAGACCCTGGACCTGCTCAACCTCATCAACCAGTTCTTCCTGTTCTTCAAGTGCTCAGTGAcgcctgtgctgctgctgtgcctctgCAGACCCCTGGGCCAGGCCTTCAtggactgctgctgctgctgctgcgagggctgcaGCCCCGACAGCGCCTCCAGCGAGGGCAGCGCCGACAGCAAGCTCAAAACAGAGATGTCCTCCTCCATCTTCTTCGACAAGCCCCGGGAGTCCCCTCCGCCCCTCCTGGCCCTCGGCACCCCTTGCTAA